From Diceros bicornis minor isolate mBicDic1 chromosome 21, mDicBic1.mat.cur, whole genome shotgun sequence, the proteins below share one genomic window:
- the ZNF706 gene encoding zinc finger protein 706 yields the protein MARGQQKIQSQQKNAKKQAGQKKKQGHDQKAAAKAALIYTCTVCRTQMPDPKTFKQHFESKHPKTPLPPELADVQA from the exons ATGGCTCGTGGACAGCAGAAGATTCAGTCTCAGCAGAAAAATGCCAAAaagcaagctggacaaaagaaGAAACAAGGACATGACCAAAAGGCTGCTGCCAAAGCTGCCTTAATATATACTTGCACTGTCTGTAGG acacAAATGCCAGACCCTAAGACCTTTAAGCAGCACTTTGAGAGCAAGCATCCTAAGACTCCACTTCCTCCAGAATTGGCTGATGTTCAGGCATAA